The DNA region AAGCAAGTCAGCTCACAGCAGCCGCAACGAGGACCCCGAGGGAGTACTACCACGAGGACCATAGGCCTACCCAGTCCTACTTCCTGGAGTTTAGCAACCTGGAAGAGGGAGAGACCGCTGAAGGCGATCGTGAGGATACATTCTCTTAAACCGGGCACCCATCATCAACTCTACCGTTTAGGCCTGGTTTGTTTCATTAGTAAACAAGTGTAGAACCGTATAACCTCTTTTAACAGCTCATCTTGTGCATCTCCAGTAACGAATTTTACAACTTCTATTTGTACATAAGAAGTATGATTCATTGAATTTTGTTGCTTATGATCTCCGATTCGGAGTGGTTATCGATCATTTGTCAGCATGTTTGTCATGGGCGAGTTATTTTGACTTTCCATGTGGTATCGGAGTATATGTGTTAGGACATCATGTATCTGTATGCCTCAAGTGGAGAGAGTGTTCATGAATAATTCTACCAAGAAAATATCTATTTTATTTGGTGATCGTGTTTaaaagagtgaaaaataaGTGGTATCATATTATTGATTTAAAGTACTTAACTCTGATATTcagaaatttattagactctGACTAATTCAATTTCAGTCAGTTTAGCACATTAAGGAGTAAATTAAAGTgtaattaagaaagaaaaccTAGTAGGAATTTGCTTCGGACAACAAAACATGCCAAgtattcataaaaataaataaatatgccaAGTGAGTATTTTTAAATTCTATGGTAGAGGATTTTATAGTAATTTCTTAATGGATTAAATAAACGTCTGGTAAGATGATAAAACATTTTCAGTAAAGGCGTCTAATCGCATGAAGTTGAACTCCACACGACTAAGCATGATTAATACAATTATGTATTGTGTCTAAATGTGTTTTAGACATGAAACAACCTCAACCGTACTCATAACGTGTGTAAATACGATTTCAATGTGATTCTTACCATCCCCATGGCTGCTCGGCCTGGTCAATGGATCGGAGCTGGCGGCTCCATGATCATGGAGCCTGAAGAGCATACTGGTACCGTGATGAAGCAGCAGTACATAGGTATAGTGACCATGCTGGACATCCTCGCACATATAGCTGGGGATGGTGGTGAACGGTTGCAGCTTGACCGGAAGATGGCCGTCCCCGTCACGGCTGTCATCGGGCACTGCCTTGAGGTTCTTAGTCTCTGGACGCTGAATCCCAATACCGGGTAATATAATTTTTGGAGCGCGAATAATTTTGGGTTGAGAATCGAAAGAATGCATAATGGGTCTTAAGGTTTCATTTATGTCTAATTTTTTAGCAAATCATGGACGTGATTTTGTATGGACCAGCTTACAATATGGGCCGGTCCAACCTTTTTTCCTACATGTGATGATTGATGTGATGCGTTCGTTTAGAAGGGAAGGAATTAGTAGATCATCATGTGTTcataataaaatgaattaatttggCTTCTTCATACCATCCTAGATTGCTTGGAAGTGTTCAGCAAAGGCATCCACCGCGCTTTAGTACTGTTGGACAGCTACGTCGACAGTACCAATGGCGTGGAACTGGCAGATTCACCAACTACTAATTTAAACTTTAAGATCGAGTATGGATGTATCTGCTGATTGGCTAGTAAATATTATAACTCGGCATGATATATGCATTTGCATCGGGCTCAGATTCCAGGGTTGCACAATGGACCTCATGTTGGTTCTCCTAGCCGAAGAATGAAAGAGTTTGACGATCTTGAGGAAAACCATAGCTGCCTTCTCGACGTAACCGTAAGCTTCTGTCTTCCTTGTTAAATCAAGTATTTCTATATAGATATTGGCTCaaattattgatatatattctatGCTCACTTTTATAATGTATATGGGGGTGAAGTAACTAAGGCGTTTCTTGGAGATGGGAACATTTATGACCTGAAAATTCTCGAGCGAAGGTTAACTACCACTTAATGTTTTATTCGGACATGTAGAATTTAGGTGGACTAGTCCTTTTCCCTTGAGGACACTTGTCCTGCTTCTTGTCATAGAACCTCTCTTATATTTGAGAAAGGGACTAGCGATATGAAGATGAATCCAACTTGTCAACAAAGTTAGTTAGCCAATATCATCGTTATGCTTATAAGTTTTAGATAATTGTGTCACTATGTACCAACTCATGGGTAATCTATCGGCGCCAAAGACATCGACTGGAATATCGATATTGTTAATATCGGTTTAAGAGTTTGCAGTtgcttatataaaattaatgagcttataataataataataataataataaatgtttACAAAGTTTATTTTGAAACATCTTGTTGCTCGTGGCTTCATAGACTACTATTACCTCCCTGGGTTTCAGTTTATGGTGTTGGATGCAAGCAATTTGACTTATTAGACCAAACTTGTTGAAAAAGACGCTAATAATGACAATAatatcgataaaacaataataaaaatagaaattaggtGAATTTTTCCAAAACGAAAAGGGAAGAAACAAGAATACTCAGCTCAGGTACCACAGTAAAGTGTTATACCTCCTCGCTtgaaattaagagattttatGGGTTAATTAATTCTTGCTATTTACCCTtctttaaaggaaaaaaaaacagtggaTTAATATCCCACGGGGAATAAATAGCCTTTTATAGTAAGCATGACAAACCCCTTACATCTTATTAGAAGTTGTATTACAGCGTGTTTTGctaaatcttaaataattagAGGGTTGTATCGTATTTCAGTATGTACTTTAATATTCGGAAATTTAATAGTCTCGATTAATTTCTTTTGAGTTGAGTCGATCCATTAAAGGATAAAATTCTCACAGCGTGAATTTTATCTATTCATAAAATCGGAACTCAAGATCTTATTTAAGATAAACAAGTGCTGAAAGCACTTTCGTTTGTTTATGGAGTATAATTTACCCTTCTCAactccactttcttttttttttttcaatttaacaacacaattattattatttttttaaaattttttcttcaatataataatatattctcttccacactttttcttaattaccattacaattaatttttaatactaaattatctcatatattcatttttttcctataattcaataatacaattattactttttttatcttctttatcaatttaataataaattctgacacatatttttttaattattgttaCAATTctacttaaatatatatatatatatatatatatatatatatatatataaatatttggaGTGAATTGAAGTTAAACTTCACAACATTACTAAACGCGCCAGCCAAGAATTAACCCATGTTTTGCTGGGCTATGTATACGATGTATTAATTTGTGCACATGTACTTCTGTTTCCCTCAAGCCGGCCGTGTTCTACGACTTATGAAAAGTAGAATCAGGTGTGATGGCACACATGGAATTGTTGGAATCGGTTTGACGTCCTTTGCCACCATATTGTTGCCATCCTGTCGTGATGCATAGCTGACCGTATCATGagctattattattattattattattattattattatttgttttcattttttttttctttcctttttctttttctatagGGCGAGCGGAGGAGGCTGGTCGGGACATTCTCGGCTACGGGTTTGAGGGGTTGCCATCTCGCTACCCTACAGTCATGGCTGTTTGTGAGTGCGCTAGACTTCACGGAGAAGATCTCGTCAAGCCCGCTATACGCAGGTACTGGTGAAGGAACTCGACCTAGGGAGCTCATGACTTGCAAGAACGAGTCATCCCTCGCCGAAGTGATGCAAAAGGCAGTAGATAAGCACGTGCATCAGGTTTGGGTCGTGGACCACCACTGCCTGCTGACTGGCATTGTTTCTCTCACTGACATTATACGAGTTCTTAGGGGTCGCAATCTTATCGGCTTAATATAGGGTAGCGTCCCGTGTTCCATGTTGTGGCCTTTTTGGATGAAGCTTTCTTTCCGtctttcttatattttagCTAGAGCGAACGACCATTGAAAAATAAGATGTACAGTGTTGGTTCGGGCTAACGTACCATTAatttttcacctaaaaaagACTGTtgtatatgtatgtttatGTTATATGTTCAATCCAAACCGAAATACCAGAGCTGGCTCCAGTACTACAGAACAGATCCCGCATCGGAGTGAGTACATGATCTGATTCTGATAGAAGCCTTTTTGGTGCTTATAATGTTAGTGTggtttataattgaaaaattttgcGATGCAATCACTAAAAGATGGGTGtaacatataaataattaattggtATTAAAAGGTTAAGGGAAATCAAGtactttattaaatatgagTAAAATTTCTTTAAGTGTGGATAAGATATTTCAAAATGTTGTGTAAATTATTTCGAAATCTGTATCACTTACTTCTTTGTGAATACTTAATTAGAAATAATCATATTATAAATCTAGACAAAGATAATCATCTTAAAATCCAATAGTGTTGATCTAGTAATTTACGAGTGCGTGCTGGTGTTCATACGACTTGTAGTTTGGCGAAATTCTAACATCCTtcgttatcaaaaaaatattttcattatacAATACAATCATCTTAAACTGTTGCAGGACATTtcttttcataaataaatattctcttatttttcttctaagTGGAGGTCACGTGTATTTTTCATAAGGGCATCTCTGCAGAAGAAAAAGTTTGGATCACCGTACATCTTTGAGGGTAGGCTTTCTGACTTAAGAATATCTTTATTAGATTTTCTATCCGACGCGCGTCAAAATAAGTTCGTTCATTGTTAGGTATATTTAGGGGAGATCTGTCACAAtcaataaacaaatatatgCTCTTTTAAagataagtatatatatatatatatatatgcgcgcGCATATAAATGTTAGTAGGTTACCCGTAGATTCACGTGTGAATATttgtttaatttgtttataaaaaaagaatatttgtttaatttatatgtCCCGTTAAAATTAAGGTGTGCGATACTGcgacaaaataaatatttcgtCTATGTAATATTTTTGTAATGTTGTCAAAAATGCAATATGAAGTGATCTTTTATAAGTACTTTTACATTTACCTATAAGTTCATCTGGGTTTTTGCAAGAGtccattaataaaataacaCTATTTGGCTAccgaaataaaataataatgttatttaaatttataccAAGACAAAATAATTGGTAATGTAGtctattcataaaaaaaaatggtaatgTAGTTTGTGAAGCCATATAAGGTCAAATTTTGTATCGACAAGTTGATAAAGCATTAAGTTGCTTGATTTATGATGGTTGTAATGAAAATTTCCAAGAGATAATTGGAAATAGAACAATATAAGTTTGAGAGAGATAGCCAATGGTGAaactaaaaagtaaaagaaataaatactACTAATACAGGTTAATTCAAACAGTTCAGATCTTATTTCCTTTAAACAATGTCTCGGGTTCAAGTATTGtggatgaaaaaaaattcaagttggaagagttttatctcttagtggGTCAACCGAGCTCGACTAGATTAATCGGAGTCCATTTAGCTTCTAAATACCAGGGTTTATATCAAAAAAAGGAGATGATAAAATACCTATTGACACAAATATCTATAGATACAATAATTACTGATAAgttcaccaaaaaataattattcataatattgATCTTATAATCAACATCgacaaataattatttaattttttttacatgtcTTAAATAACTAAAAGGGTTAATCACGTATAAAAGCATGACTTTCgctcaaattttcaattttagcaGGATCTTTTCGGAAATTGTATAGAAAGACACGACATTTCGTTTTAGTCTCAAATCTAGCACGACCTTTGCTTGAATTCCTAATTCTAGTACAACATTTCGAAAGTAGCACAAAAAATGCACGACCTTTCATTTTAACTTAAAATCTTGCACGACCTTTCAATTTACTCTCAAATCTAGCACGATAAGTGGACCCcgcatatttttattaattccacatattttcatttattgaaTAATGTTACGACACGTGGCACCATTAATGCCTAGTCAGCCACTGCCGtaaaattaacgaaaaatttaATGACGTACTAGATTTGATAGCCGTTAACTTatcaaattttctcattttttctaTTGTCCCCTGCTTAAAAAAAGTTAATGCGGAGATAAAGACAAATAATTATGATCCATTTGATTAGCTGGGAAGGAATTGGCGCAGAATAAAATTGatgataattaaaattgaGAGGGAATTGAAATTATGACGAAATTCACTTTGGCTTGGTTGAACGGaatataaaaacaataaaaacatGAAAATTCAGTGTTATCaaaaccggaccggaccgggaggttcgaccggtcggatcGGAAACCGGACCTATGA from Punica granatum isolate Tunisia-2019 chromosome 3, ASM765513v2, whole genome shotgun sequence includes:
- the LOC116200406 gene encoding SNF1-related protein kinase regulatory subunit gamma-like PV42a gives rise to the protein MIMEPEEHTGTVMKQQYIGIVTMLDILAHIAGDGGERLQLDRKMAVPVTAVIGHCLEVLSLWTLNPNTTILDCLEVFSKGIHRALVLLDSYVDSTNGVELADSPTTNLNFKIDRRMKEFDDLEENHSCLLDGERRRLVGTFSATGLRGCHLATLQSWLFVSALDFTEKISSSPLYAGTGEGTRPRELMTCKNESSLAEVMQKAVDKHVHQVWVVDHHCLLTGIVSLTDIIRVLRGRNLIGLI